The stretch of DNA ttatttattcattttctaaaggaatgtatttatttattcatgagagacacagagagagagagttagagccgcaggcagagggagaagcaggccccatgaggggagcccgacgggggactcgatcccgggcctcgaGGACCACGCCCCGGCCCGAAGGCAGGCggcgaaccgctgagccacccagggaagccCGGCgtattatttttatgttgagTCACACTGGTCCCAGAAGCAAGAAAACCaagggggagaagagaaagacGATCAGCAAAGTAGAGAGGCTGCGGGTCAGGATCACAATTACGATCTAGTTACAGACGACGGCCTCGACGAAGACGCTCCGCGTCTATAAAGCACGGAGCTCCCGTTATCAACCTCCCTGtacttgacccttgaacaaaaCAGCTTTGAATCTGAGGGGCCCACTCCTGTGCTGACGTTTTCAACACACACAGCCTAGGACTAAGgttttttctcctgcttctgGTTGTACTCACATTTCTCTTCCCCCGCTCACCTTCTGGGCAGAACGCAGTCTGCGGCATACATACCCCGCAGCAGGCCTGTACTCAGCGGTTTGTACTGTCGCGAGGCACACACTCACGCACTCACCGGTAGCCTGTTAGTAGTAAGGTTTTGGGGGAGTCGTAGGTCACACGCGTTTTTCTGTGGTGCGGGGTGGTGGCGGCGGGTGGCAGCCACCCTAAGCTCTGTTGTGCAAGGGTCGAGTGTACTTCTGGGGGATTTAAGGAGGGAATTTGAGCATCCTCGACGTTTCCAGCTTTAGACTGTCCCTGTGTACTCATTCCGTGTTGCAGGTGTCttgaattttttccccaagattaaCCTGCCAagttgacacagagagagggggagagcgCGAGCGAGCAAGCGCACAAGCGGGAGGGGctgccgagggagagggagaggcaggctccgcggtgagcagggaaccccacgtgGGGCTGGATCGCGACCCCCGCGAGCATGACGTGAGCCCCcacggcaggtgctcaaccgagccacccaggcgccctccgTGTGTCCTGAGACCGACTTGCCCTTTCGTGCAAAGTTTGTCAGCGCCGCTGAGAGTCTCCACGAGGCATAAACCCGGGCTGGAGAGGGACAGGAGGCTGTCGCCGGCCTCCGAGGAGGACCGAGCGTTCTGGCTCAGGGCAGGCGATACGGCGTCAGCGCACGATCCATCCTTCTCTTCGGAAACTCCCACCCGGTGCTTCAACGCACTGCCGCCGTGCTGGAAGGTAATCCGGGTCGGAGCGGCGGCCCACAGCTGGAGACAGGCCGGAGAAGGGGTGCGAGGGGCTGTGCGCCCGGCCGCGCCCTCCCCCCTTTCCGCGCACGTGCCCTCACCTGCGAGCGGGGACCCCAGCTTGGACCAGTCGGGCTTGAGATGGTAGATGATGCCACCATCCAGGGCGCCGGGCAGCAGCACTCCGCGCACCTGGAGCACGACGAGGACCACGTAGGGGAAGGTAGCGGTGAAGTACGCGATCTGCGGGGGGGCGGGCGGCTCAGAGGGACCCCCCGCCCGGCGGGATGGCCAGGGGACCACGCGGGGCTCGCAGGTCCAGCGGGAGGCCAGCCGGCGGCCGCGCCGTCCTCCTCGAGGCCGGGGAGGCCGTGTGCTCGGCTCGGGCGGTAGCAGCAGCCCCGCGGCGCGCAGGGGAGGCCacgggggggagcagggggacgGGCAGGGCCtggatggggggggcgggggtaccTGTCCGACCGCCAACAGATGCTCGAGGACCCGGAGCAGGTGATCAGCGGGCTGGGGCCAGGCGGGGCGGCGGCGCATGCGCGGGCCGGGCGGGTCGGAGTCACGTGCCAGCCGCCTCCCAGGccgcccttccccacccccaccccccccgccggGCTGGGCGCAGGCGCCCCAGGGAGCGCGGGTGACGTCAGCCGGCGAGAGGCGGGGCCTCCTGAGGTAGCCTCGGCCGCTTCGGGACGCGGGCCACCCGTTCCATCCGGGCATctgcgcccccgcggcccccccccccccccccgcgggcttGGCGGGAAGCAGCAACGTGCGGGCGACGTGTGCGCAGGCGCCGTGCGTGCCCCCAGCGGCCTTgcgcgcggaggggcggggcttCGCGAGCGGGCGGGCGAGGCGCAGCCGTCGAGGAGTGCGGGAGGCCTCGCGCGGGGCTCTGGGCAGGCGGGCGTaagtggcggcggcggcggcggccatgCAGGCCCCAGGGGACGGTgagggcggcgcggcgggcggcgcggagggCGGCGCGGAGGGCGGCGCGGGCAGCCGTGAAGGCGAGGGTGGCCCGCGCCCCGAGGGAGCGGAGGGCGAGGCGGTCAGGGCCCCTCCGCAGGCCGAGGTTGCCCCGCAGCCCGCGGGGCCCCGTGGGGACGTGCCGCCCGAGGTCGTGTTCGCCCCAAGCCGATTGCTGGAGTTGTATCTTTTCCGCGGAGGGGGCCctgggcgcgggcggcggcgggctcGGTTGGGGGCGTGGCAGCCGCcctgggggggcgggaggggcagcgCGGCCAACGGCCTGGAGAGGCGACCTGAGGGGCCAAGGTTGGGGCCTCGGGGGGGCCGGAGGCGCTTGGGGCCTAGGAGGGGACGGAGGCGCTTGGGGCCTAGGAGGGAACGGAGGGCGGTTGGGGCCTAGGAGGGAACGGAGGGCGGTCGGGGCCTAGGAGGGGTCGAGGGCCGTTGGGGCCTAGGAAGGGTCGAGGGCGGTTGGGGCCTAGGAGGGGTCGAGGGCGGTTGGGGCCTACGAGGGGTCGAGGGCGGTTGGGGCCTAGGAGGGGTCGAGGGCGGTTGGGGCCTAGGAGGGGTCGAGGGCCGTTGGGGCCTAGGAAGGGTCGAGGGCGGTTGGGGCCTACGAGGGGTCGAGGGCGGTTGGGGCCTACGAGGGGTCGAGGGCGGTTGGGGCCTAGGAGAGGTCGAGGGCGGTTGGGGCCTAAGAAGGGTCGAGGGCGGTTGGGGCCTAGGAGGGGACGGAGGCGCTTGGGGCCTAGGAGGGGTCGAGGGCGGTTGGGGCCTAGGAAGGGTCGAGGGCGGTTGGGGCCTAGGAGGGGACGGAGGCGCTTGGGGCCTAGGAGGGGTCGAGGGCGGTTGGGGCCTAGGAGGGGACGGAGGCGCTTGGGGCCTAGGAGGGGACGGGGCCGCTTGGCGCCTAGGAGGagacaggggcagcctgggcaaCCCTCTGCCTCGAGGGCTGAGCAGGCCTCGGGTCCCCGGAGATTGAGCAGCGGACGGTGCCTTAACCGCGCCCCCAGCAAGCTGACGGTGCCCTTCCGGACACCGCTGGAGGCGGAGATGGCGCGCAGGTCCCTCGCACCGTATGTCCAGCGCCCCCGAGGACTAGTTCAGAAGGAGCTGTCGGTGAACGGCAGCGCCCTGGCCATGTGAGTGCTGCGAGGGGGGGAGCGAAGGTCGGAGGCGGGGGGTACGGGGAGGAGCGGGGATCCCggcgcgggggggaggggggcgggggggggaggacgaggacgaggaggGGCGCACGGGCTGGGCGGGGGAGGACGGGAGGGGCGCGGGCGCCGGGCGGCGGTCTGTGtctccccaggcccccacggaGGCCctgctcacccccagccccctgtTCCTTTGCCCGCCCTGCAGTAGATGGACTGCCGAGGACCCGGTCTTCTTCCGCATTTCCGTGAACGCCTTCCTGGACCAGCTGTCCCTGGTGATGCGAAACATTCGAGGCTTTGGGTCCCCGCCAATGCGAAGCCTGGGCCGGGGAAAGAGAACCGACACCTAagcctgcgcccccgcccccgcaggcgCGGCACGGGCCCTCGGTCCCTGCCGTCGTCGCCGACCCACCATCAGAGCCCCACGTTTTTCCCCCACAACGGGCCCCGGGTGCCTCCTGGTGCCCTCCAGTTCTTAGTTCTTTCCCTGGCCTCAGGGGAACGGGCCCTGCTTGTTGGTTGCTGCAGAAAATAAAGCCGAGTTCACTGTTCCGGGTCTGAGTCTCTTTTCTCGGCCCCGGCGCCTCCAGGCTTCCTCGCCGTTGGTCTCCCGGGGGCGGGAGGTTCTGGGAGCCCCCTGCCGCCAGCACAAGGTTCTTGGCGACAGGCTGGGGAAGGGAAACTGCAGCCCCACGTTCAGGACTGAATGCTGTCGGGGTCCCGGAGTACTCTCCCGGTTCTCCCCCCACGGTGCGGGTACCGCGCTGTACGACGGGCGGCGGCTGGACGGGCTgttcaaagactttatttcctGCTCCCTGAGAAGCAGAGCGGCAAGGCCACGGGCAGCGGGAGAGGCAggcccatgcggggagcccgactcgggactcgaccccgggtctccgggatctcGCAGGGGGCCCCGAGGGGCCCTTAGAGCGCCGTGGCGCTCCGGGTCTCCCGTTGCGGGCGCCGACGCCAGGCGGTTCCCGGCGGGGGTCTCTGCGGGAACGCTCGCGCCCTCGCGCCGCGCCCAGGAGCTGCGTCCCCCGCGTTGGTCCCCTGCCTTGTCTTGGGCCGCTCGGTCCGTGGCGCTCGCTCGCCCTCCGGAAACGCCCTCCCGCCGCTAGGCTGCTCTCCCCGCGTCCCGCCAGGCTGGCCGCCTGCCCGAGGAAACGGCGCGCTTTGAACGTGGGGAACAGCCGCACGCCCGACCGTGGGGATTTCCTGGCCCCCGgccctgagccccccccccccccccccccgccggccagGGGCGCCCCGGGCCTGGGCAGGTCACCGGCTGCGAGCCCCGCACTGAGGATTCCACCTTTGCGCTGggtcccccccaccgccccccagctTTGCTCCGGTGCTTCCTCTGCACGCAGACCGGTTCCCGTGAGCCTTGCTCCTAGGGGTACCGGGCCGGGGCGCCCGGGCGGCTCAGGCGCCTGAGCGGCCGCCTCCCTTCTGCTCCCGGCGAGGGCGAGGTCGCGCCCCGGGCTGCAGCCCcgcacccctctccctgctcagcggggagtcggcttgacgagtctctgtccctctgcccggCCCCTCCAATAAACAGATACACGGTTTTTGTTAAAAAGGAGGATCAGTGGCACCAGAGCAGCTCTTAGGGCAGAACCCGGTTTGCACGGCCCCGACGCAGGCCCTTTCCCGGACCGGCCTGatgcgcccccgccgcgcccggggtgaGGTCTCCCGTTCTGGCCGGTGGGGACGGCCGGGGGCGTGTGCTGCGTGGGGCGGCGGTGACCCTCACCCCGGCGGCCGGGTCCTTTCCCGGCCTCGGGCggggctcccccagggcccccctgcAGCTCTCCGCCCCCGGGGCTCCACCCTGGCCCTCAGCGCCCCCGACTCTCCACTCTCCGCTCCGTCTCCAAGTCACCGGCCACACCCGCGCGCTCCGCCCCGCACCGCAAGCTGGGGCACGGCCCGGTGCGCCTCGAGTCTCGGCCTCCCCCGGGCGTTGCCCCGGATCAGCTTCCAGCCGCTGCGGTCACAGCCTGCTAGTCAGGGGTCCCCTGGGTGCCCCCTGGGGGTGGTCCGGGCGCTGGTCCCCCCATGCGCCTGAGCAGGCAATCTTGCAGCCTCCATGGCCCACGGGCACCAGAAGGACAGCAGCAACGCTCACCGTgacggtggcggtggtggtgatggtggtggcgaTGGCGGCGATGGCGGCGGGGCCGGGGAAAGGACAAGCCTGTCCCGGGAGCAGAGGCCTGCCACCGGGGGCCGTGTCCCCAGGTCCTGGTCAcctgctctccccctctcccccctctccctctgccttccatccTCTGCACGCG from Vulpes vulpes isolate BD-2025 unplaced genomic scaffold, VulVul3 u000000885, whole genome shotgun sequence encodes:
- the LOC140597651 gene encoding EKC/KEOPS complex subunit Lage3-like — its product is MARRSLAPYVQRPRGLVQKELSVNGSALAIRWTAEDPVFFRISVNAFLDQLSLVMRNIRGFGSPPMRSLGRGKRTDT